In Planctomycetota bacterium, one DNA window encodes the following:
- the speB gene encoding agmatinase, translating into MDEPELIPPNFLGLPAETSAYAKARVVVLPVPFEATTSYGAGTRGGPDAILAASRQVETFDPDLGCDLADGPIHTHPSVAPALGAPDAMTDRLTAVAGRLYADGKWVLALGGEHSITLGLVRAAAKKHGRLSVLQLDAHADLRDSWEGTPYSHACVMRRIVEDGHRTVHVGIRSACREEIQFAEAHGLPIFWANKFAGSDALLEAADALEGPVYVTVDVDGLDPGVIRTTGTPEPGGLGWWETMRLLERVFSKHRVVGADVVELSAQGDAASDFAAARLAAKLAALALQSS; encoded by the coding sequence ATGGACGAACCGGAACTCATCCCGCCGAACTTCCTCGGCCTGCCCGCGGAAACTTCCGCTTACGCGAAGGCCCGCGTCGTCGTCCTGCCGGTTCCGTTCGAGGCGACGACGTCCTACGGCGCCGGGACGCGCGGCGGACCCGATGCCATCCTCGCCGCCAGCCGACAGGTCGAAACTTTCGACCCCGACCTCGGGTGCGACCTCGCCGACGGCCCCATCCACACGCATCCGTCGGTCGCGCCCGCCCTCGGGGCGCCGGACGCGATGACGGACCGCCTGACGGCCGTGGCCGGCCGGTTGTACGCGGACGGCAAGTGGGTGCTCGCCCTCGGCGGGGAGCACTCGATCACGCTCGGCCTCGTGCGGGCCGCCGCCAAGAAGCACGGACGCCTCTCCGTCCTTCAACTGGACGCCCACGCCGACCTCCGCGACTCCTGGGAAGGGACCCCCTACAGCCACGCCTGCGTCATGCGCAGAATCGTCGAGGACGGACACCGGACGGTCCACGTCGGCATCCGGAGCGCCTGCCGAGAGGAAATCCAGTTCGCCGAGGCGCACGGCCTGCCGATCTTCTGGGCGAACAAGTTTGCCGGCTCCGATGCGCTTCTGGAGGCCGCCGACGCCCTCGAGGGCCCCGTCTATGTGACGGTGGACGTCGATGGCCTCGACCCGGGCGTCATCCGGACGACCGGCACGCCGGAGCCGGGCGGACTCGGATGGTGGGAAACGATGCGCCTCCTGGAGCGCGTTTTCTCGAAGCACCGCGTGGTGGGGGCGGACGTGGTGGAACTTTCGGCCCAGGGCGACGCGGCGAGCGATTTTGCCGCCGCCCGCCTCGCCGCCAAACTCGCCGCCTTGGCCCTCCAGTCCTCCTGA
- a CDS encoding endo-1,4-beta-xylanase codes for MKHVPSNPCRTLAAALLIMLAMAAPCAARGTGGFLRDWAVCGPLEGTKLAVPALAPDAVGYPGLYSLGRVWLRASAQEDGRVDLRRLFPDPPTGTALAHTFFHVPADGTYVLRLGSDDAVRAEIDGWVLLEHDVKRSWRADAEEIVVELKSGWHRLLVRVVDYGAQWAFSVRVADDKNRPIEVQHQADVPAALAEEYRLDDPVTLERRAEATLYLAAWAEQTLTDLQMRRARLEALPEGYATFGEYSGARSLGLEFFKSLAAEWGYRLGGDGAGESPEAASAAVDAATGLSESLGAETRNLLAAMADAAAAWETLGGARVSERDAASAALRLADVLQDTRRLADQVEKEHVLMARLESDIRNWRQRDLTVRVLDAEGGRVEGAEVEIVQTQHEFLFGCNAFALGQWGNERKNRLYEDALTHLFNLVTVPLYWSAIEPRQGRREFDTIDRMLRWAEKKNLSVKGDPVLLEETVPRWAAEMAPGGAREAAESHVCGLVARYAGRIDWWDIFTPVQGEIKVGPADVSADEVVRWAASAGPKGGLILHDPDARRLAQRAAALQAAGLPVAGVGVLAHQHAGAWPVDLVRRTLDEAAAARTPRGDAGLPVHVSAITILGGPDQETEQAEAVRRFYTEAFARPEVASISWWDLSDAFAWQNAPGGLLRADLSPKPAYEALDRLIQHLWRTDAAGRTDEEGRIAVRAFFGSYRITARADRRSRTVEVRLGRDG; via the coding sequence GTGAAACACGTTCCATCCAATCCGTGCCGGACGCTGGCGGCGGCGCTGCTCATCATGCTCGCCATGGCAGCCCCATGCGCGGCGCGCGGGACCGGCGGATTCTTGCGCGACTGGGCCGTCTGCGGGCCCCTGGAGGGGACGAAACTGGCGGTCCCCGCGCTCGCGCCCGACGCCGTCGGGTATCCCGGCCTCTATTCGCTGGGGCGGGTCTGGCTCCGGGCGAGCGCCCAAGAGGACGGCCGGGTGGACCTTCGCCGATTGTTTCCCGACCCGCCGACCGGCACGGCCCTGGCGCACACGTTCTTCCATGTGCCGGCGGACGGGACGTACGTCCTCAGGCTGGGGAGCGACGACGCGGTCCGCGCGGAGATCGACGGCTGGGTGCTTCTCGAACACGACGTGAAACGTTCCTGGCGCGCGGACGCCGAGGAGATCGTGGTCGAACTGAAGAGCGGTTGGCATCGCCTGCTCGTCCGCGTCGTGGACTACGGGGCGCAGTGGGCGTTCTCCGTCCGTGTGGCGGACGACAAGAATCGGCCCATCGAGGTCCAGCACCAGGCCGACGTGCCCGCGGCGCTCGCCGAGGAGTACCGCCTCGACGACCCTGTCACGCTGGAGCGGCGGGCCGAGGCGACGCTCTACCTGGCGGCGTGGGCCGAGCAGACGCTCACGGACCTCCAGATGCGGCGTGCGCGTCTGGAAGCGCTGCCGGAGGGGTACGCGACGTTCGGGGAATACTCGGGCGCGCGGTCGCTGGGCCTCGAGTTTTTCAAGTCGCTGGCGGCGGAGTGGGGTTATCGGCTGGGGGGCGACGGGGCAGGGGAATCGCCCGAAGCGGCCTCGGCGGCCGTCGATGCCGCCACCGGCCTGTCGGAATCGCTCGGCGCGGAGACGAGGAATCTCCTGGCCGCGATGGCCGACGCCGCGGCAGCGTGGGAAACGCTCGGCGGGGCGCGCGTGTCGGAGCGCGATGCCGCCTCCGCGGCGCTTCGCCTGGCCGACGTCCTCCAGGACACGCGGCGGCTGGCGGACCAGGTGGAGAAGGAACACGTCCTGATGGCCCGCCTCGAAAGCGACATCCGCAACTGGCGCCAGCGGGACCTGACGGTCCGCGTCCTCGACGCCGAGGGCGGGCGCGTCGAGGGGGCCGAGGTCGAGATCGTCCAGACGCAGCATGAGTTTCTGTTCGGATGCAACGCGTTCGCCCTCGGCCAATGGGGCAACGAGCGGAAGAACCGGCTGTATGAGGACGCGCTGACGCACCTCTTCAACCTGGTGACCGTGCCGCTCTACTGGTCCGCGATCGAACCCCGCCAGGGCCGCCGCGAGTTCGACACGATCGACCGGATGCTCCGATGGGCCGAGAAGAAAAACCTTTCCGTCAAGGGCGACCCGGTGCTCCTCGAGGAAACGGTCCCGCGATGGGCGGCCGAGATGGCGCCCGGCGGGGCGCGGGAGGCGGCGGAGTCGCACGTCTGCGGGCTCGTCGCGCGATACGCCGGCCGCATCGACTGGTGGGACATTTTCACCCCCGTCCAGGGGGAGATCAAAGTCGGACCGGCCGATGTGTCGGCCGACGAAGTCGTTCGCTGGGCGGCGTCGGCCGGACCGAAGGGCGGCCTCATCCTGCACGACCCGGACGCCAGGCGGCTCGCGCAGCGGGCGGCGGCGCTCCAGGCCGCCGGCCTGCCGGTCGCGGGCGTCGGCGTCCTCGCGCATCAGCACGCGGGCGCCTGGCCCGTGGACCTCGTGCGCCGGACTCTGGACGAGGCGGCGGCGGCCCGCACGCCTCGCGGCGACGCGGGGCTGCCGGTCCACGTGTCGGCCATCACGATCCTCGGCGGGCCGGACCAGGAGACCGAACAGGCCGAGGCCGTCCGGCGGTTCTACACGGAAGCGTTCGCCCGTCCCGAGGTCGCGAGCATCTCGTGGTGGGACCTGTCGGATGCCTTCGCGTGGCAGAACGCGCCGGGGGGATTGCTCCGGGCGGACCTCTCGCCGAAACCAGCCTACGAGGCCCTCGACCGCCTGATCCAGCACCTCTGGCGGACCGATGCCGCCGGAAGGACCGACGAGGAAGGACGCATCGCCGTCCGCGCTTTCTTCGGATCGTACCGCATCACCGCCCGGGCGGACCGGCGCTCCAGGACCGTCGAGGTCCGCCTCGGACGCGACGGG